The Carassius auratus strain Wakin chromosome 5, ASM336829v1, whole genome shotgun sequence genome includes a window with the following:
- the LOC113079564 gene encoding keratin, type I cytoskeletal 18-like, producing the protein MTSSFSVHSHSQGRQPSFSSMSMRDFGVRGRSKIPVSLSSASTLSLSRSTSLGNGLNILSNLSLNGLGVGASGKETMQGLNDRLASYLGKVRSLEKSNADLELKIKQLMLERAPKGHDIEGLMAQAHAIGQEVRKKTLENARIMLEIDNAKLAADDFRVKWEAEATLCQSVERDCHALRRAKSDHDQIIATLRGDLDSLKEELYFLKKNHDEEKNTMKSRLANEQVNVEVDAAQGPDLGAIMAELRVQYESIARKNKEDTEMWYLKKLETLQSEVKESNEALRCAQSELNERRRFLQALDVELDNLRKQVGVLEGNLGETNQKYTLEIEHLQGTLTQLEDELSQLRLDMQRIKTDYEQLLRIKQNLELEIATYRRLLDGEEVIKETPTLKKEPEVRTRKIVKVVTQTMVNGKVVDESSEVEQIEERKKSDSVRRVAVERVI; encoded by the exons ATGACCTCCAGCTTCTCTGTGCACAGCCACTCTCAGGGACGGCAGCCGTCTTTTTCAAGCATGTCTATGCGTGACTTTGGGGTTCGGGGACGCTCTAAAATCCCAGTGTCCCTCTCCTCAGCCAGTACTTTGTCTCTGTCTCGTTCCACTTCTCTGGGAAATGGCTTGAACATCCTAAGCAACCTCTCACTGAATGGTCTAGGAGTTGGTGCCAGTGGCAAGGAGACCATGCAAGGTCTAAATGACCGACTTGCCAGCTATCTGGGAAAGGTGCGTTCTCTGGAGAAGTCCAACGCTGACCTGGAGCTGAAGATTAAACAGCTGATGTTGGAGCGAGCACCCAAGGGTCACGACATCGAGGGACTGATGGCTCAAGCACATGCGATTGGACAAGAG GTGAGGAAAAAGACATTGGAGAATGCTCGTATAATGCTGGAGATCGACAATGCCAAGCTTGCAGCAGATGACTTTAGGGTCAA ATGGGAGGCAGAAGCTACTCTTTGTCAGTCGGTTGAGAGAGACTGTCATGCTCTGAGACGAGCAAAATCTGATCATGATCAGATCATCGCAACCCTTCGAGGAGATCTGGACAGTCTGAAAGAGGAGCTCTATTTCCTCAAGAAGAATCATGATGAG GAGAAGAACACAATGAAGTCCCGTCTAGCCAATGAGCAAGTGAATGTGGAGGTGGATGCAGCCCAGGGCCCAGACCTGGGAGCCATCATGGCAGAGCTAAGGGTGCAGTATGAGAGCATTGCACGCAAGAATAAAGAGGACACTGAAATGTGGTACCTGAAGAAG CTGGAGACTTTGCAGTCGGAGGTAAAGGAGAGTAACGAAGCTTTGAGATGTGCTCAGAGTGAACTCAATGAAAGACGACGCTTTCTGCAGGCGTTAGATGTGGAACTGGACAATCTGCGCAAACAG GTTGGTGTTCTGGAGGGGAACCTCGGAGAGACAAATCAGAAGTACACGCTTGAGATCGAGCATCTTCAGGGCACACTAACACAGCTGGAGGACGAACTCTCACAGTTGCGCCTGGATATGCAGAGAATCAAAACTGATTACGAGCAGTTACTGCGGATCAAACAGAATCTGGAGTTGGAGATCGCCACCTACCGGAGGCTGCTGGATGGAGAGGAAGT gataaAAGAAACACCCACTCTTAAAA AAGAGCCTGAAGTGAGAACAAGGAAGATTGTGAAGGTGGTCACCCAGACAATGGTAAATGGAAAGGTGGTGGATGAGTCCAGCGAAGTTGAACAGATTGAAGAACGAAAAAA GTCTGATTCTGTAAGGCGAGTCGCAGTAGAGCGAGTCATTTAA